AAAATTCATGAATGACTGACGCGAGTTGATCTGAACTTATAAGGGTCTTCATCGTTTATGGTGGAGGCCGTCCAGGAATAGCTTGATTCAGTGCTGTATTTTTCATCTGGGTTCAGTTCACAGGTTCTTCCCCACTTTTTCCAACGGATTCTGGAATTTGATAAGAAACACTTTCCACGACACCCGGTGAAGAGCTGTATATATACAGTTATAATGAAACCAGGCCAATTTCCCCAAAAAAATGTTGGTAATAACGAGACAGAATTTGCTCATGTTGAGCAATGTGGATGATTCTATTTATTTGATAGTAAAGGAGATTTGATGTGTGTTTGAGTGCATATGAGATCTCGTTAAATCGCTATGATCAGTTTGAACGCATACATTGAAGACTCTTTTGGATATTTAATGACCTAACCAATTGAATGTTCGGATATTTTCCGGATATAGTGTCAGAAAGGTTGGTGTGGTTACTGCGTGAAAACGAGCATGCTGCCTAATTAGCTGTTATGTTCTAGAGGGATTATGGGACTAAAAAGGATTAACCACTACGTTGAAGTTCTACCCAAAATGTTTGTCGGGTGGCGGATGGGAGAAGACCTCGAAACGTTATCTGAGCTGCCCAATGGTGTCTTATGTATCAACTTGCTCGATGGAAAAGTTTCACATTCGATTGTTGGTGAACTTGAACTGTATATTTCCAATGAGCTGTCAGTTTGGTTTAGAAGCGAAGCTATAAAGGAAAATATCGACTTATCAACGTTATTGAAAGCTTGTTTAACAGTTGAAGTAGATACGGATAAAGTAAAAACTAATAAAAAACGTGTAGTGATGTTTAATTTTGACTGCATAGCTCATGTAGCAACAGTGAATAAGGTCTATGAAAGTAGGTTCTCGGAAGTAATTAGGTGGCATACGAGGCTACGAACATAACAAATAAGGATACGTGTCGCGCAGCCGACACTTCTATCCGGGTGTTGGACAAGCCCGGACGGCCTTATTAAGCAAATTGCTCGTTTGGGATTCGGTGGGCGTTGCGCCTGCGGCTTTCTTCAGGGCGAGCGCAGCCTGGAAGTGATCACGCTGTGTTTCACTTCAATGGGTTACCGCCTGAGTTCGGTCATGCGTTGCTGGCACTTCGGGCAACAGCAACACAAATCGCGACGGCATTATTGAGATCGTTTTTGGCACCCGTTCTGAAAGGCGCCACATCTGTTGATGCCATGATTTTTGGTGTATGGCCGAGCTTAGCACTGGTGCTGACAAAGCTCTCGGGCCCAGTAATGAGAGGCCCCACAGGCTTCCATTCCGATAATTGCCGGTGGGATATTGGCAAACGTCGAGAGAACTTTCGATCGTGATATTGTTTTGTGGTTCAACAGCTTGCCGTGGTGCTCCTCACCGTGGATACTGAAGTTATGTTTGGCTAAATCAATGCCATAGACAGATGGTGACATGGTGGCCTCCGGCGATTTTGTAATCAGACATACCAAGTGTGGCAAAGTCTGATGAGGGGGAGTCCATGTCATTCGTTAGGCATTAGAAAGGATTCAAATGAGGCAGCAATATCATTTTCGTGATTCAAACGAAGGGTTACTTGCTTGGGATGTTTTTCGCTTGTTGAAGTTATCTCAGCATTTAAAAGTTCGGAATGTTCCGTTATCAAATATAAAGGAACTAAATAGCTGATCCTAATAGTGCTACATTTTGATAATCCCATGCCCGCCTCCTGGAAATGGTGATACGTTGTCCATGAAGAACTTCACCTGCCGAAGAAGTTGCCACATATAGCTACATTTGTGGTTCCGTGTGATGGTTTCATGCAGCGCATTCCACAGCCGCTCGATAACATTGACCCAAGGCGAATAAACAGGCTGAAACCGCAAAATGAACTTGGGATTTTGTTTTAGCCAGGCTTGTGTTTTTCGGCTCTTATGAATGATGTAGTTATCCAGGATAAGTGTGATCGTTTTTGCGCCACGATAGTGGCGCTTGAGTTTCTCTAACATCGCGATGAATAACTCTGAGTTTTTGCTACAGCTGCTGACATATAACACCTTGCCTGTTGCCGAATGAAGCGCTCCCGCAAGATAGTGTTTTTCATTTTTTCCCGGTGTCGGGACGCGTTTTTGCTGGCCTTTCATCACCCAATCAGCACCGATTTTAGGGTTTAAATTGATATCAACTTCATCCTCGTAAAAGACAGGATGTCTTGCAGAGCAATTGGCTAAGGCTTGATTGATTTTATCCATCTTTTCAGTGCGATGCGGATCTCTGATACAGAGTGTTGGCGCTGCTCGTCGCCAAACAATGCCAGCTTTAGGTAACCAGCGACGGACAGTTGAGGCGGCAACGGATGAACGAAACAATTTGTTCAATTCCAGTGTCAGCAGCTCGGTACTCCAGCGGCTTCGCTGATATCCTAAATCCTGTGGTGATAGCTGAATCAGAAGTACTAACATAGAAAGCATTTCATTCATGGGTAACAGCGGTGGACGGCCGGTATCCATTGATTTCAACCCGTCCATACCACACTCAGTAAACCAGTTAATCCAGCGTCCGATAGAGGAGCGAGCAGCACCAGTCAGGGCATGAACTTCAACGATAGACTTACCATCATGCAGGGCAAGAAGTGCAATTAATCGACGGGCAAAACCTTTATCTGCTGTTGATTGAATCGCTTTGTGCATTCTTCGACGTTCCGGACGTGGAATCGGTGCTATGATGGCCATTGCTCAGTCCTCTGCGTGGATATGATTTGGTGTGGTAACTGATCAGATCGCACAATTTGGACTGAGTTCCCTTCCCTGAAAGATCTACTATTAGGAACAGCTATTTAGATGAGCCATTTTGGTATGAATTGGGTGGTGCTACTCCAACATGTAGAAATGTCCTTGAGCATTCAATTTTAATTGATAAAGCAGATCTAAGTTATCCAATCATTTTGTGCCATGAAGGTCGTGTAATGGATGGTATGCATCGTGTCTGTAAAGCGTTAAAAAACGGCAATACTTTCATCAAAGCCGTTCAGTTCGAAGAATACATTTCGCCTGATTATGTTGGAGTGGATGCAGATGATCTGCCTTACTAATCAGGTGCCTAACAAATAAGGATACGTGTCGCGCAGCCGACACTTCTATCCGGGTGTTGGACAAGCCCGGACGGCCTTATTAAGCAAATTGCTCGCTTGGGATTCGGTGGGCGTTGCGCCCGCGGCTTTCTTCAGGGCAAGCGCAGCCTGGAAGTGATCATGCTTTGTTTCACTTCAATGGGTTACCGCCTGAGTTCGGTCATGCGTCGGCTTTCTCCTGGTTGCGGTCAGTGCCATTCTCCTTATTCTGTTTGCCTTTTCCGGCTACCCCGGTCGGGTGATGCCGACACAGCACATCGTATGCCGGCAGCATGGACAGTCCCGTGTTGCTTGCTGTGGCTCGGTGTTCACAGGCAACTGCCATGCCGGTAAGCCGAGCAACATCAGCTGGATGCTCAGCCGCAGTACTCTCGCGCTGCCGTGCAGCAAGCCGTAGTCCCGCACCCGTTGTAACCCTTTCGGCAGCACATGCTGCAAGATCAACCACAGGAACTGCACCACCGGCAGGGTACGTGTCGCCGGTTGCCGGGTCTGGCTGTCGGTGTAACGAAAGGTCACCTGACGGTCATCGAACCGGAGAATATCTTGGTCGGGCAAAACGCCCCGGTAAAGGTAGCGCGACAGGTATTGCAGTGCCGGCAGGCCCCGTCCGACCGCGCGGCAGTCAACCACCCAGGCGGCTGGCAGCGGTGCCGGGGGCAGCCCCAGCGTCGGGTGACGGGCAATGGCATCGAGCAGTCGTGCACGCCAGACTTTCGCCAGGGCGGTGTGGTGATAGAGGAAGCCCTTCCTGCCTTTGTGCCACTGCCTGCGCTGCGGGTGATAGAACCCCGACGGCATCACGGCATGGAGATGGGGGTGGATATCTCGCCGCCGGTTATGGGTGTGCAGCACCAGAGTAAACCCGCTGCTCCCGCCATGCTGCCGGCGGGTAAAGTCCTTCAGTACCGAGGCCGCAACCCGGAACATCACGCCATAGAACGCTTTGGGCTGAGTGCAGGCGAGGCCGCGCAACGGCGCGGGCACCGTGAAGGTCAGCATGAAATACTCAGCCGGCAGCAGCTTTGCTTCCTGGCGGGCGAGCCAGTCTGAGGTCGTGCGTTGCTGGCACTGCGGGCAAGCGCGGTGGCCGCAGCCCAACGGCAGCCGATCGTCATGGCGGCAGTGCGGGCAATACCACTGGGCATGGCCGGCCTGCTCAGTCCGGCAGCGCCGCATCGCTGAGATTGCCCGGCGGATATCCGGGGTGAGCCTGTCGCCGTAGTGGCGGAGAAATTCATGATAGTGGGTGGTGAGCAGGGAGACAAAGGTGTTCATGATACCTCCCATATCACAGCCAGCTGATTGGCCAGCGCATTGACAGCCAGGGTCGCAGCGGCCGACTTGACCTCGGTGAATTGGGTATAGCGGGCGGTGGTGTTGAGGCTGGCATGGCCGAGCAGAACCTGCAGGGAGCGCAGGTCCAGCCCCGCTTCCAGCAAGTGGGTGGCATAACAATGGCGTAATGAGTGGGGGCTGATCCGCTTGTTGATCCCGCAATCCCGGCAGACTTGTTTCATCGCTTTCTGAACGCCGCCGCGATCCATCGGCTTGGCGGAGCCAACCCCCGGGAAGAGCCACTGCGGATGGCGGTGTGAGCGCCAGTGCTGGCGCATGACGGCCAGGGTTCGGTTGGGGAGCGGCACCCGCCGGTCTTTCCCGCCCTTTCCCTCCCGGACATGGACCTGCATGGTGCGGGCATCGATATCGGCCGTGGTCAGGCTCAGTCCCTCACCAAGCCGAAGGCCGAGGCTGTAGAGGGTAAAGAAGAACACCTGGTAGCGGGGCTGGCGGGTCAGGGTGATCAGCAGCCCCACCTCGTGGGGCGTCAGGAGATCAGGCAGCCGCGAGACCTGCGGCGGTTTGACGATATTGAGCCATGCCCACTGTTTGTTGAGGGTATAGCGGTAGAAGAACTGCAGGCCGTTGCGGTCGAGCTTGACGGTGCTCCAGGAGTGGGTGTGGATAAGCTGGCGGAAGTAGGTGCGTAACTGCTCGTTTGTCAGGGCGTCAGGCGGGCAGTCGAAAAAGGCGGAAATACGACGTACCGCACGGCTGTAGGCGTCAACGGTCGCCGGGCGCTTGCCTTGTAGGATAAGATTATCAAGGTGTTGCTGGTATAGCGCATCGAAATGGCGCTGTTGTTGGGCGTTCATGATACTGTCTCCTGTCAGTTGCTGGAATGGCAAGATTCAGAGATCAGTATGTGAGTTGCTGTCGCTCTGCCGCGTAGCGGCTTCGTTCAACAAAGGCATAAAGGTGACTTGTTACACCAGGGCGAGAGCATACTTTGCTTACTTTATAACCCGAAGAAAACTCTTGTCCGATAATCATCGCTCCAAGCAGCCTTTTTTAGTTTTACTTTCTGGCTTGGGGCGCCACAGTCACACTGTTTTAGCATGTTCATCACAAAACGCCTGAACAGCGCTATATTTTCAACCGCACCATCTAGGGTTATTCGCGAGCTATCTTCTTTGAAAACAACATCTAACACGTAATGCTGACTATTCTCTATACGCCAATGCTGACGAATATAATGTCCCAGAAGTTTATGCTTTGGAGACAATGAACTCACATAATAAGACGTTTCGACGCTACCTTTACCCTTGATAATACGATGACGCTCCACGGCGATGATACTTCGAACCGTCGGCCACTTTTCTTTCAAATCGTCGGGAAAATTGGCCTTCAGTTGAAAAACATATCGTTCTTCTTTACGACCATGTTGTTCTTGAACAACTTCAGTAACGACTTGTTCTTTTTGTGCGTCGAATACTGCCTGAAAATGTGAGACAACAGCTTCACGAAGCTTTGGCTGGTTGTTTTTAACCTGGACAACAATGTGTGCTTTTTTATTTGATATTTTTTCGAGAGTTTCACGCTGACAATGCAAAGCATCGAGCGTGATAATACTCCCTTTAACATTAATTATATCAATCAATTGCCTCACAACACTGATTTCACCATTTTTGCTTTCAGTTGGCTTCTGGCTAAGAACTAAACCTCGTTCGGTATCGTAGGCGGTGACGAGTTGTAAGGCATCTTTCTTATCGCCACGATAAGCACCACGGAGTACCTTGCCATCAAAAGCGATGACCGGCTTGTTTTGAGTCGCTCGCTGGTCATTAATCCAAAGTGCGAGTGCTTCAAGTAATGATTCTGCTACCACCGAACGTAATATTCGAGCAATGGTATGTCGGCGCGGGATGCCGTGTGTAAACGGGCGGTACTTTCGCAGCCAGTGAAGCTTCTCATCGCCATAAGTTTCAATATCTTGCCAGCCTTCACAACCTGATGTGATAGCACTGATAACAAGGAAGATGACATCAACAAGATCATGCTTTTGATTAATGTCAGAGCGGTTTTCTGTAACCACAGAAAGATATTCAATAAGGTTCAATTTCGTAGGCTAGTTAAGAATTTACGTCTATTAGATCATATATTTTTACAAAGTACGATCCCGCCCTGCTTGTTACACTCGGCAGTTTTGGTTTGGAGTTTAGTGGGCTTGGCGAGTTGGGCGTGGCGCACCTTATGCCAGGCGTTATGTGCTAAAGGAAACTATGAAACTATATCGTTCTGATGGTGAAATTGAAATTTCTGGCTCTGTTGAAGAATTACAGAAGGTTTATAAAAAGATAGATAGTATCCAAGGCAAGGTTCAAATAGTTTTTGAGTTTGATACTAATGGAAGTTCTGGGCACTATGATTTTCTTGAATCAAATTTAATAGTAATAGTTACTAATGGACCCGCAATTGCGAGATATATTGATGATAAAGGTGTTGTCATCGAAGGCAATGTTGCAAGCCTTAAGGTTCTGGCTTCATTCTTTGATTTTGACCTTGATACAGAAGCGGGTTGTCACTATCACTGGGATGAAGCTTGTGATAGTCAGTATGTTGCCCCAGGTACATTGCCAATTGTGATTTCAATAGCGTGAGCACTTCTAATTTATGAGTGTCTCACATAACAAATAAGGATACGTGTCGCGCAGCCGACACTTCTATCCGGGTGTTGGACAAGCCCGGACGGCCTTATTAAGTTAATTGCTCGATTGGGGGTTGGTGGGCATTGCGCCCGCGGCTTTCTTCAGGGCGAGCGCAGCCTGGAAGTGATCACGCTGTGTTTCACTTCAATGGATTACCGCCTGAGTTCGGTCGTGCGTTGCTGGCACTGCGGACAACAGCCACGCAAATCGCGACGGCGTCATTGAGATCGTTTTTGGCCCCCGTTCTGAAAGGCGCCACATATTTTGATGCCATGATCTTTGGCGTATGACCGAGTTTAGCACTGGTGCTGACAAAGCTTTCGGGCCCAGTAATGAGAGGCACCGCAGGCTTCCATCCCGATAATTGCTGGCGGGATATTGACAAACGTCGAGAGAACTTTCGAACGTGATATTGTTTTGTGGATCAACAGCTTGCCTTGGTGATCCTCTCCGTGGATACTGAAGCTATGTTTGGCTAAATCAATGCCATAGACAGATTGTGACATGGTGGCCTCCGGCGATTTCGTAATCAGACTTACCAAGTGTGGTAAAGCATGATGAGGGGGAGTCCATGTCATTCGTTAGAACTCTCTGAAGTACGGATGAAAAATGAATATTGAAGTAACAGATAATCCAAATAAAAATGACCTTGAAGTAATAAGCAAAGGTATTCAGTCGTTTAATCAACAACATATGCCAGATGAAGTTGTGTTCGAGCCTGATACAAAATTTGCGGCATTTGCGAAAGATGAAAATGGCAAAGTTCTAGGTGGTATCAGAGCAACAGGTTTCTGGAATTATTGCATCCTTGAGCTGCTTTGGCTCTCAGTGGAAACTCGAGGTAAAGGTGTAGGGAATAAGCTCATGGACGCCGCAGAAAATTTTGCCAAAGTAAAAGGCTTTCAATACATACGCACGGAAACTCTCAGCTTTCAGGCTAAACCCTTTTATGAAAAACGTGGGTACAAAGTTTTTGGTGAGTTGCCCGATTATCCAAAAGGTCATACGACATACTGCCTTGTAAAGGAGTTATAACAAATAAGGATACGTGTCGCGCAGCCTACACTTCTATCCGGGTGTTGGACAAGCCCGGACGGCCTTATTAAGCAAATTGCTCGATTGGGGTTCGGTGGGCGTTGCGCCCGCGGATTTCTTCAGAACGAGCGCAGCCTGGAAGTGAGCACGCTGTGTTTCACTTCAATGGGTTACCGCCTGAGTTCGGTCATGCGTTGCTGGCACTGCGGACAACAACCACACAAATCGCGACGGCATCATTGAGATCGTTTTTGGCACCCGTTCTGAAAGGCGCCACATATTTTGATGCCATGATCTTTGGCGTATGACCGAGTTTAGCCAGCTTTCGGGCCCAGTAATGAGAGGCTCCGTAGGCTTCCATCCCGATAATTTCTGGTGGGATATTGGCAAACGTCGAGAGAACTTTCGATCGTGATATTGTTTGTGGATCAACAGCTTGCCTTGGTGATCCTCACCATGGATACTGAAGCTATGTTTGGCTAAATCAATGCCATAAACAGATGGTGACATGGTGGCCTCCGGTGATTTCGTAATCAGACATACCAAGTGTGGCAAAGTCTGATGAGGGGGAGTCCATGTCATTCGTTATGTAACAAGGTCAGCCCTCACAATTTCTCACGAGGGCACGTCTACCTATGGTATTGTTTTTGATAAATAATCAATCCAAGCGGGTGTGTTGGCTCCTGCTGAAGCAAGAGTAATAAACGTAAACTCTTTGATTTTTTCAAGAATATTAGGGTTTGCCTTGGCTATTTCCGTCGATACAGCATGTATCTCTTGTTGATTATGCTGTTCTGCTGATTCTATCAATTGTTTCACTAATAATGTTAGATTGTCATCTTGTGTATTAAGCTTCCCTAGCAGTTCTTTTGAAAAATCAGCATTCTGTAAACTTAACGCTCTGTTATCTAGAAGCGCACTCTCAAGTTTGTTCTTAAAAAAAGTTAAATCTAAATCTTGTTTAGTCACAATACCTTCAAGCATTCGTTGCTTTTCGTGAGCCCACTTTAATTCACTTTCATAGTTAATCAGTTGACGCTTTAAATCCATAATCTCTAACGGATCTTGAGTGTATTGTTCAGGTGATATTAGCCCCGAGACTACGAGACCATACCGGTTTAAATAGTCCTCGACAATCTCACGGTGTCCTTCTGGATGCTCGATAGTCATTGTTACTTTTAGCCCGCTTTGCTCAATTGAGAAAGCTACATCACCTTCAGGATACTTATTTCTGAGTATTGCACCAAAGTTTTGTAGGATTGCTAAACCTGCTGAATGGTGCTCTGGTTCAAAGTTAATTGATTTAGTAATACTGTCAGGTTTAGTTGCAGTTCCTCTTGAGCGTTCAGCTTCTCTCAACCGGTTCCATGCGTCGGCATTTGCACGGTTTCTTTCAATTAATTTTTCGTATATTGGTATTGCTTTGTCATACAAACCTTTCCCTTCATATAAATCGCCTAGTCGAAACCAATATGCATTAGTCCCGAAAATTTTGGAATCTCGCGACAAAATCTCTTCCGCTAAATGATGCTGTTTGTGTCTTATAAGAAAACTAAGGTAACTGTCTACTAGCTTATTTGTTTCCTTAATACTGCGAAGTCGTTGAAAAAGAATAGTCCCTTCTTCGATACTACAATGATTTGCTGCAAACCTAGCATAGCGCTCTGCTAATCGCACTTTGCTCGTAATTATCGATGAAGCAAGAGCTTCTTCAAAGATTGAGAAAGCTTCAGATATGTTTCCTTTTTCTTCAAGATCTTCAGCATAGTTAATCCACGCGGTTGCAGCTTTAGGGTTTAATTGCCAAAGTTGCTTTGGAGATAATGTCGTGACCTCTGCTTCCATATTCGATTTGCTCCGCCTAATAAATGCTGGTAACTATAATATGCTACAATGCGCAAATGTTACATAACAAATAAGGATACGTGTCGCGCAGCCGACACTTCTATCCGGGTGTTGGACAAGCCCGGACAGCCTTATTAAGTCAATTGCTCTATTGGGGGTTGGTGAGCGTTGCGCCCGCGGCTTTCTTCAGGGCGAGCGCAGCCTGGAAGTGATCACGCTGTGTTTCACTTCAATGGGTTACCGCCTGAGTTCGGTCTTGCGCTGGCTTTTTCCTGGTTGGTGATGCTACGCCATTCTCCTTACTCTGTTTGTCTTGCGGCTATCCCGGTCGGGTGATGCCGACGCAGTGCATGGTATGCCGGCAGCATGGGCAGCCCCGTGTTGCTTGCTGTGGCTCGGTGTTCACAGGCAACTGCCATGTCGGCAGGCCGAGCAACATCAGCTGAATGCTCAGCCGTAGTACTCTCGCGCTGCCGTGCAACAAGTCATAGTCCCGCACCCGTTGTAACCCTTTCGGCAGCACATGCTGCAAGATCAACCACATGAACTGCACCACCGGCAGGGTACGTGTTGCCGGTTACAACGGCGTTATAACACAGTATTAACGCCTTGCTCCCAACAGCCACTTGAACTATTATTTGTACGTAATTTTGTACCATTTGGAGTTCAATATGAGTCGCATTCATTTCGACAAAGATATTCAGCCTCTGTCTGAATTTCGTGCAAGCGTAGCCTCATTTATTAAGCAAATCAATGAGACTCGTCGTCCATTGGTTATTACTCAACGTGGTAAAGGCGTTGCTGTTGTTCTTGATGTTGCAGAGTATGAAGCAATGCAAGAGAAGATTGAACTACTTGAAGAAATGCGTACAGCTGAAGCTCAACTTGCGTCTGGTTTGGGTGTTTCGAATGAAGATGCTCGTGCTCAGGTACTGGGGCGCATCAAGAAATGAAAGTAGTGTGGTCTCCATTAGCTTTACAGAAGCTTGGTGATGCGGCTGAATTTATCTCATTGGATAATCCAGCGGCAGCTGGAAATTGGGTAAATGAAGTTTTCGACCAAACGGAGCTACTTGGAACCATGCCTGAAATGGGGCGTATGGTTCCAGAAATGCCTGATACACATTATCGTGAAATCATTTTTGGTCACTATCGCATCATTTATAGTTTAAGCCATGAAATTCGCGTACTAACGGTGCGAAATTGTCGTCAAATCCTGACGGAAGATGACGTCTAAAGGCTGTGTTATAACAAATAAGGATACGTGTCGCGCAGCCGACACTTCTATCCGGGTGTTAGACAAGCCCGATCCCCACTCACCGGCGCAGGGCTTTGCCGAAAGTGTCTGTCAACATATCGACCAAAGGGGCACGATGGCCCGCATTTCCCTGTGCCAGTGCCTCGTTGGCTAATCCGTGCATGGCATGAAATATCATCAGCGCCGTCATTCGGGGATCGGGCGTCTGCCAGGCATTGGCCTGCACGCCGCTTTGCAATAAAGCACACAACTGTTCAATGACCGGGTTATCGGCCATGAGTTGCCGATCTTCACTCGGGCGGACATCCTCGAAAAGCATGTCATGGCGCAAAATCTGCCCCAACAATCCATCCAGTGCAGTTGCAAACCAGGTGCGCAATTGCGATTCCCAGTCGTCGGGCGGGCAGTGGGCGAGGGCAGTGTCAATCTGCTCGCAAAAAGACACCATGAAACGCTGCTGCAAGGCACGCAACAAGGCATCGCGGGACTTAAAGTAAATATAAAAGGTGCCTTTGGCGACCTGGGCGGCTGCGGCAATATCTTCGATCCGGGTGGCTCGAACGCCCTGGGTAAGGAATAAGTGCTCTGCCGCATCCATCAGCGCGGCGCGGCGGGTATGCGGGGCCCGGGTCCGTTGACGCTGCGGTGTTTCCGCAGCGT
Above is a window of Photobacterium sp. TY1-4 DNA encoding:
- a CDS encoding site-specific integrase codes for the protein MNAQQQRHFDALYQQHLDNLILQGKRPATVDAYSRAVRRISAFFDCPPDALTNEQLRTYFRQLIHTHSWSTVKLDRNGLQFFYRYTLNKQWAWLNIVKPPQVSRLPDLLTPHEVGLLITLTRQPRYQVFFFTLYSLGLRLGEGLSLTTADIDARTMQVHVREGKGGKDRRVPLPNRTLAVMRQHWRSHRHPQWLFPGVGSAKPMDRGGVQKAMKQVCRDCGINKRISPHSLRHCYATHLLEAGLDLRSLQVLLGHASLNTTARYTQFTEVKSAAATLAVNALANQLAVIWEVS
- a CDS encoding TetR/AcrR family transcriptional regulator produces the protein MTNHTTANTNAAETPQRQRTRAPHTRRAALMDAAEHLFLTQGVRATRIEDIAAAAQVAKGTFYIYFKSRDALLRALQQRFMVSFCEQIDTALAHCPPDDWESQLRTWFATALDGLLGQILRHDMLFEDVRPSEDRQLMADNPVIEQLCALLQSGVQANAWQTPDPRMTALMIFHAMHGLANEALAQGNAGHRAPLVDMLTDTFGKALRR
- a CDS encoding transposase, with translation MNTFVSLLTTHYHEFLRHYGDRLTPDIRRAISAMRRCRTEQAGHAQWYCPHCRHDDRLPLGCGHRACPQCQQRTTSDWLARQEAKLLPAEYFMLTFTVPAPLRGLACTQPKAFYGVMFRVAASVLKDFTRRQHGGSSGFTLVLHTHNRRRDIHPHLHAVMPSGFYHPQRRQWHKGRKGFLYHHTALAKVWRARLLDAIARHPTLGLPPAPLPAAWVVDCRAVGRGLPALQYLSRYLYRGVLPDQDILRFDDRQVTFRYTDSQTRQPATRTLPVVQFLWLILQHVLPKGLQRVRDYGLLHGSARVLRLSIQLMLLGLPAWQLPVNTEPQQATRDCPCCRHTMCCVGITRPG
- a CDS encoding type II toxin-antitoxin system RelE/ParE family toxin; its protein translation is MKVVWSPLALQKLGDAAEFISLDNPAAAGNWVNEVFDQTELLGTMPEMGRMVPEMPDTHYREIIFGHYRIIYSLSHEIRVLTVRNCRQILTEDDV
- a CDS encoding IS630 family transposase, which encodes MAIIAPIPRPERRRMHKAIQSTADKGFARRLIALLALHDGKSIVEVHALTGAARSSIGRWINWFTECGMDGLKSMDTGRPPLLPMNEMLSMLVLLIQLSPQDLGYQRSRWSTELLTLELNKLFRSSVAASTVRRWLPKAGIVWRRAAPTLCIRDPHRTEKMDKINQALANCSARHPVFYEDEVDINLNPKIGADWVMKGQQKRVPTPGKNEKHYLAGALHSATGKVLYVSSCSKNSELFIAMLEKLKRHYRGAKTITLILDNYIIHKSRKTQAWLKQNPKFILRFQPVYSPWVNVIERLWNALHETITRNHKCSYMWQLLRQVKFFMDNVSPFPGGGHGIIKM
- a CDS encoding ISAs1 family transposase, whose translation is MNLIEYLSVVTENRSDINQKHDLVDVIFLVISAITSGCEGWQDIETYGDEKLHWLRKYRPFTHGIPRRHTIARILRSVVAESLLEALALWINDQRATQNKPVIAFDGKVLRGAYRGDKKDALQLVTAYDTERGLVLSQKPTESKNGEISVVRQLIDIINVKGSIITLDALHCQRETLEKISNKKAHIVVQVKNNQPKLREAVVSHFQAVFDAQKEQVVTEVVQEQHGRKEERYVFQLKANFPDDLKEKWPTVRSIIAVERHRIIKGKGSVETSYYVSSLSPKHKLLGHYIRQHWRIENSQHYVLDVVFKEDSSRITLDGAVENIALFRRFVMNMLKQCDCGAPSQKVKLKKAAWSDDYRTRVFFGL
- a CDS encoding GNAT family N-acetyltransferase, with product MNIEVTDNPNKNDLEVISKGIQSFNQQHMPDEVVFEPDTKFAAFAKDENGKVLGGIRATGFWNYCILELLWLSVETRGKGVGNKLMDAAENFAKVKGFQYIRTETLSFQAKPFYEKRGYKVFGELPDYPKGHTTYCLVKEL
- a CDS encoding tetratricopeptide repeat protein: MEAEVTTLSPKQLWQLNPKAATAWINYAEDLEEKGNISEAFSIFEEALASSIITSKVRLAERYARFAANHCSIEEGTILFQRLRSIKETNKLVDSYLSFLIRHKQHHLAEEILSRDSKIFGTNAYWFRLGDLYEGKGLYDKAIPIYEKLIERNRANADAWNRLREAERSRGTATKPDSITKSINFEPEHHSAGLAILQNFGAILRNKYPEGDVAFSIEQSGLKVTMTIEHPEGHREIVEDYLNRYGLVVSGLISPEQYTQDPLEIMDLKRQLINYESELKWAHEKQRMLEGIVTKQDLDLTFFKNKLESALLDNRALSLQNADFSKELLGKLNTQDDNLTLLVKQLIESAEQHNQQEIHAVSTEIAKANPNILEKIKEFTFITLASAGANTPAWIDYLSKTIP
- a CDS encoding type II toxin-antitoxin system Phd/YefM family antitoxin — its product is MSRIHFDKDIQPLSEFRASVASFIKQINETRRPLVITQRGKGVAVVLDVAEYEAMQEKIELLEEMRTAEAQLASGLGVSNEDARAQVLGRIKK
- a CDS encoding transposase, which produces MPVVQFMWLILQHVLPKGLQRVRDYDLLHGSARVLRLSIQLMLLGLPTWQLPVNTEPQQATRGCPCCRHTMHCVGITRPG